A section of the Oryzias latipes chromosome 8, ASM223467v1 genome encodes:
- the trir gene encoding telomerase RNA component interacting RNase → MDVKRSHGARQTSSSSSGESSCDSPGSPSRSPAQFGSQASASNVFANDGSFMELFKKKMEEEKRKKEAQLAGAGDAGPNEQGQTSLEKKPPPVTTFVGKRRGGVFLKTGMVAKKQKQDSDAVGGKSDAWSKYMAEVKKYKDHQCCDDDKTRPLVK, encoded by the exons atggACGTAAAGCGATCCCACGGCGCACGTCAgacgagcagcagcagcagtggagaGTCGAGCTGCGACAGCCCCGGATCCCCGTCGAGGAGCCCCGCACAGTTCGGGAGCCAGGCGTCGGCCTCCAACGTGTTCGCCAACGACGGCAGCTTCATGGAGCTTTTCAAGAAGaagatggaggaggagaagaggaaaaaagaggcGCAGCTCGCAGGTGCCGGAGATGCGGGGCCCAACGAGCAAGGACAGACTTCCCTGGAAAAGAAGCCCCCTCCTGTGACGACCTTT GTGGGGAAGCGCAGAGGCGGCGTGTTCCTCAAGACCGGCATGGTTGCAAAGAAGCAGAAACAGGACTCAGAC GCTGTCGGAGGCAAGAGCGATGCCTGGTCAAAGTACATGGCTGAAGTGAAAAAGTACAAAGACCACCAGTGTTGTGACGACGATAAAACCCGGCCTCTCGTCAAATAG
- the LOC101159197 gene encoding volume-regulated anion channel subunit LRRC8D isoform X3, which yields MLRVPLDVSGSVSCCPSGEHSGAGEGGTTALPVCSFLLGDSDSTLKHRLGLSESAFEEAGPDSPREVMSLDKSDGEQARALFERVCKFRSHCESSAVIYKVYVAQTTFKLFLVLLILSYTIPLLNSLSFNHVCRPEEWELVGYATFECVHVLSSLLHKLLVAYLILLGLYTLLNLHTLRWIFHSCLRHYSFQSVKDLWSLRDVPDLTNDLAFLLHMLDQYDPVLAQRFSVFLSPVSESRLLEESLERRWGEDKLQAMTSVDADGFSRLQLVALPRLPSALYTFNRLQILRLEFIADARFTAQVANMSSLRELHLYHSRVAVDPSALVFLQERLEVIHITFSQASEIPSWVLSLHSLHELHLSGRLSSECSVGRSWALGSLRHLHHLRVLGIRGLLQKIPGELCEVASSLARLEIYNEGTRLLVLTGLKRMVGLTELKLQDCQLERLPSAVLSLTHLRLLDLQHNNLSSLEELLCLAQLRQLSCLKLAYNNVVVLPASVGVLRGLELLDLSNNQLRSLPPALFTLHRLRRLLLAGNLLDQLPAEVKGLHLLSELDLSGNRLESLPSDLCRGCLGLRILNVAHNSLASLPNGIGALSQLCRLDLRCNNLEELPAELGCCLGLHGGGLLVEDWLFISLNPQIRDLLSHSDSTSADYSEDDSQVESDSFPCFPPSQWSFSSALESDV from the exons ATGCTGCGAGTCCCCCTGGACGTCTCAGGCTCTGTCTCATGCTGCCCGTCAGGAGAACATTCAGGAGCTGGAGAAGGCGGAACGACAGCCCTTCCTGTCTGCAGCTTCCTCCTGGGTGACTCGGACTCGACGCTCAAGCACAGACTCGGGCTCAGTGAGTCCGCTTTTGAAGAG GCGGGGCCTGACAGTCCAAGGGAAGTGATGAGTCTGGATAAAAGCGACGGGGAACAGGCCAGGGCGCTGTTCGAAAGAGTCTGCAAGTTTAGGTCTCACTGTGAAAGCTCAGCTGTCATTTATAAG GTTTATGTGGCTCAGACGACCTTCAAGCTGTTTCTGGTTTTGCTGATCCTGAGCTACACCATCCCGCTCCTCAACTCGCTGTCTTTCAACCACGTCTGCCGCCCCGAGGAGTGGGAGCTGGTGGGATACGCCACCTTCGAATGTGTCCATGTGTTGTCATCGCTCCTTCACAAGCTTCTGGTGGCCTACTTGATCCTGCTGGGACTCTACACTCTGCTTAACTTACACACTCTCAGATGGATTTTTCACAG CTGCCTTCGCCACTATTCCTTCCAATCTGTGAAGGACTTGTGGTCCCTGAGAGATGTTCCTGACCTGACAAACGACCTGGCCTTCCTGCTGCACATGTTAGACCAGTACGATCCTGTGCTGGCCCAGCGGTTCTCCGTGTTTCTGTCGCCTGTCAGCGAGAGCAGGCTGCTGGAGGAAAGCTTGGAGAGGCGCTGGGGAGAAGACAAGCTGCAGGCCATGACCAGCGTGGACGCAGACGGCTTCAGCAGGCTGCAGCTGGTGGCTTTGCCTCGTCTTCCTTCTGCTCTCTACACGTTCAACCGGCTTCAGATCCTCAGACTGGAGTTTATTGCAGATGCCAGGTTCACTGCACAGGTGGCTAACATGAGTTCACTCAG GGAGCTTCACCTTTACCACTCCAGAGTAGCTGTGGATCCCAGCGCACTAGTGTTTCTCCAGGAGCGTCTGGAGGTCATCCACATCACCTTCTCTCAGGCTTCAGAGATTCCCAGCTGGGTCCTCTCCCTCCACAGCCTGCATGAGCTCCACCTCTCTGGCCGTTTGAGCAGCGAGTGCAGCGTGGGCCGAAGCTGGGCTCTGGGGAGCTTGCGTCATTTACACCACCTCCGTGTTTTGGGTATTCGAGGTTTGCTGCAGAAGATCCCAGGGGAGCTGTGTGAGGTGGCAAGCAGCTTAGCAAGACTGGAAATCTATAACGAAGGCACAAGACTGCTGGTGCTTACAGGCCTGAAGCGGATGGTGGGCCTGACcgagctgaagctgcaggacTGCCAGCTGGAGCGTTTGCCCTCTGCCGTTCTGTCTCTGACCCACCTGCGACTCTTAGACCTGCAGCACAACAACCTGAGCTCTCTGGAGGAGCTGCTCTGCCTGGCTCAGTTGCGCCAGCTTTCTTGTCTGAAGCTCGCCTACAATAATGTTGTGGTGCTACCAGCCAGTGTTGGGGTCCTTCGAGGGTTGGAGCTCCTGGATTTGTCCAACAATCAGCTCCGGAGCCTCCCACCAGCACTCTTTACACTCCACCGCCTTCGTAGGCTCCTGCTGGCTGGAAACCTACTCGACCAGCTTCCAGCGGAGGTAAAGGGCCTGCATCTGCTTTCAGAGCTGGACCTGAGTGGAAACAGGCTGGAGAGCCTGCCCTCTGACCTCTGCCGTGGCTGTTTGGGGCTGCGAATCCTAAACGTCGCTCACAATTCCCTAGCCTCTTTGCCGAACGGGATCGGAGCTCTGAGTCAGCTCTGCAGGCTGGATCTGCGCTGCAATAATCTGGAGGAGCTTCCTGCCGAGTTGGGCTGCTGTCTGGGACTCCATGGAGGAGGACTTCTGGTGGAGGACTGGCTCTTCATCTCCTTGAATCCACAGATCAGGGACCTGCTGAGTCATTCAGACTCAACCAGCGCTGATTATTCAGAGGACGACTCCCAGGTAGAGTCTGACAGCTTTCCATGCTTCCCTCCTTCCCAGTGGAGCTTTTCTTCAGCTCTAGAATCAGACGTCTAA